The DNA region GTTCCGGCGAGCCAGGGCGGCACGGTCGAGAACGTGGGGGTGAAGGTCGGCGACACCGTGCCCGTGGGTGGCACGATCCTGACCCTGGCCGGAGGTGACGCCGCCCCCGCCGCGAATGTCCCCGCTGCCGAACCCGATGCCCCCACGACCGCCGCCGACCCCGGCACCGCGAACCGTGTCGCGCAGGCCCAGGTGGACGCGCAGAAGGAGCAGGCCGGGCAGCCGACCGGGGGCACGGCTGGAACGGGCGGAGGTGGCGGCGGCCCCCAGGTCACCCTCCCCGACGTGGGCGACAACATCGAGCAGGGCACGGTCGTCACGGTGCTCGTCAGACCTGGCGACACGATCACCGAGGGTCAACCCGTCATCGAGATCGAGACGGACAAGGCCGTAGTCGAGGTTCCCGCGAGCGCCGCCGGGACGGTGGAGGACGTGCGGGTGAAGGTGGGCGACTCGCTGAGCGTCGGCGGGGTCATCCTGACGCTGACGGGAGGAGGAGCGCCCTCGGCCCCCTCCCAGCCCGCCCCCGGCCAGGACAGCACGGCGCAGATGAGCGACTCGCCCGGTGTGGTCGGCCCCGCCGCCGAGCCCGACAGCTCCACCGTGGCCGAGGACCCGAACACGGCGAACCGGGTCGCGCAGGCTCAGGTAGAGGCGCAGAAGGAACAGGCCGCCACGCCGGGACCGACCGTCGCCACTACCTCGCCGACCCCGCCCACCTTCGACGGTCGCCCGGTGCTTCCCGCCTCGCCCAGCGTGCGCCGCCTGGCCCGTGAACTCGGGGTGGGCCTGCGGAGCGTCCAGGGCACCGGGACCGCCGGGCGCATCAGCGAGGAGGACGTGCGGCGGAGCGCGGCGGCGGCGAAGGCTCCCGCACCTACGCCTGCCCCCGCTTCCCAGCCCGCCCCGGCTCCGACTCCCGCCCCTGCCCAGCCCACTCCTGCCCCGGCAGCACCTCCCGCTCCCGCTCCCGCCGCTCCCCTCCCCAACTTCGAGCGGTGGGGCACGGTGCGCCGCGAGGACATGAGCGGCATCCGCAAGGCGACGATCCGCTCCATGACGACCTCGTGGACGACCATCCCGATGGTCACGCACTTCGACAAGGCGGACGT from Deinococcus aetherius includes:
- a CDS encoding 2-oxo acid dehydrogenase subunit E2, with protein sequence MATEIKLPDVGDNIEQGTVVTVLVKPGDTIQEGQPIIEIETDKAVVEVPASQGGTVENVGVKVGDTVPVGGTILTLAGGDAAPAANVPAAEPDAPTTAADPGTANRVAQAQVDAQKEQAGQPTGGTAGTGGGGGGPQVTLPDVGDNIEQGTVVTVLVRPGDTITEGQPVIEIETDKAVVEVPASAAGTVEDVRVKVGDSLSVGGVILTLTGGGAPSAPSQPAPGQDSTAQMSDSPGVVGPAAEPDSSTVAEDPNTANRVAQAQVEAQKEQAATPGPTVATTSPTPPTFDGRPVLPASPSVRRLARELGVGLRSVQGTGTAGRISEEDVRRSAAAAKAPAPTPAPASQPAPAPTPAPAQPTPAPAAPPAPAPAAPLPNFERWGTVRREDMSGIRKATIRSMTTSWTTIPMVTHFDKADVTRMEETRRQFGARVEKAGGKLTMTHILMKVVANVLRKFPKFNASLDLAAQQVVYKDYVNLGVAVDTPQGLLVPVLKDADRKSITEIVLEISELAGKARERKLRPDEMQGATFTISNLGGIGGHAFTPIVNAPEVAILGVSRGGFKPVWNKETGSFEPRNMLPLSLTYDHRLIDGADAARFVRAICETLEDPFLISL